One Lepus europaeus isolate LE1 chromosome X, mLepTim1.pri, whole genome shotgun sequence genomic window carries:
- the PLAC1 gene encoding placenta-specific protein 1 yields MHVAQLVAGTVFLTSVFSACSGQNPMTVLCSIDWFMVTVQPFMLNNDVYVHFYELHLGLGCPANHVQPHAYQFTYRVTECGIKAKAISQDMVIYSTEMHYASVGTSSRYAIPVSCIAPQKSPWFTVPASMTVAGEGGATASTDETGHKGFTLAQSDEVTDHACLPCVVTEQERPPAPYHQIEMEEDPPAQSSPFVDISEDVSAYLT; encoded by the coding sequence ATGCATGTTGCCCAGTTGGTAGCAGGAACAGTCTTCCTGACCTCTGTGTTTTCAGCCTGTTCTGGACAAAATCCAATGACTGTGCTGTGCTCCATAGACTGGTTCATGGTCACGGTTCAACCCTTCATGTTGAACAACGATGTGTATGTACACTTCTATGAGTTACACCTGGGCCTGGGTTGCCCCGCCAACCACGTTCAGCCACACGCCTACCAGTTCACCTACCGTGTTACTGAATGTGGCATCAAGGCCAAGGCCATCTCCCAAGACATGGTTATCTACAGCACTGAGATGCACTACGCTTCTGTGGGCACATCCTCTCGGTATGCAATCCCAGTGTCGTGTATTGCTCCTCAGAAGTCACCCTGGTTCACTGTGCCTGCCTCCATGACAGTAGCCGGAGAAGGAGGAGCCACGGCCTCCACCGATGAGACAGGCCACAAGGGGTTCACCTTGGCGCAGTCTGACGAAGTGACTGACCATGCTTGTCTACCTTGTGTGGTCACTGAACAAGAGCGCCCCCCAGCTCCGTATCACCAAATAGAGATGGAGGAGGATCCTCCTGCGCAGTCCTCTCCCTTTGTCGATATCTCTGAGGATGTTTCTGCTTACTTGACTTGA